AGCCTGCTAAAACTGCGATTGTAATGGAAGAACTGAAAGGGAAAACCCTCTCATCTTCTCAAGCACAAACGAATGTGGAAAATGAGCATAAACAATTTCAAACAGATTTACAAAATATGTTTAAAAAAGAACTGGCTCAAAAGAAATCCCCATTCAAAATCACGAAATCGTACAAACGAGTATTTAATGGGGTTGCGATGACACTTCCCGCTAATAAGGTAAAGGAATTACTTCAATCCGGCACGGTAAAAGCAGTTTGGAGCAATGCGCAAATGCAAGCAGAACCGCCGATTGAAGACCAAGAAACTAACGGTACATATACAACAAACGTATCCGAAAGCAGCGCTGTTATGGGCGTGGACAAGCTTCATCAAGAAGGATATACCGGTAAAGGAATAAAAGTAGGTGTGATAGATACAGGAATCGACTATAATCACCCTGATTTAAAGGGTGCCTATAAAGGCGGATATGATTTTGTGGATAATGATAATGATCCAATGGAAACTACATATAATGACTGGAGGAAATCGGGGGAACCAGAAGTTTCTAACGGCAGTACCTATTACACAGTGCATGGTACTCATGTAGCAGGTATCATCGCTGGACAAGGGAAAAATAAATCTGACTACGCTGTAACCGGAATTGCGCCTGAGGCAGATCTCTATTCATACCGGGTGCTAGGTGCCTATGGAAGAGGGACGACAGATAACATCATCGCCGCAATTGATAAGGCAGTAACTGACGGAATGGATGTCATTAATTTATCTCTAGGTAGCTCAATTAACGATTCATTAGATCCCGCGAGTATCGCTATTAACAACTCTGTAATGGCTGGGGTCGTGGCCGTAGTTGCAGCTGGCAATACCGGAAACGCTATGTATTCTCTTGGAACTCCTGGTTCGGCAGCACTAGCTTTAACCGTAGGGGCAAGTAGCGCACCTATTACATTCCCTACCTTTAAAGGTTCGTTGCAAGTAGGAAATGAGTCTACGCCAGCTGATTTACGTTTTATGGGAAAAGGATTCGCAGATCACATCGAAAGTTTGAAAGGGAAATCCCTTCCAATTATGGACGTAAACTATGGATTTGAGCAAGATTATATTAATCAAGATGTAACGGGGAAAATCGTTCTGATGCGTCGTAATGATGGGACTCTTACCCAAAACATTAAAATTGCGATTGCAAAAGGAGCTGCGGCAGTTTTCATTTGGAACGATGATCCAACAGAAGGACAAATTCCTATCCTTTTACCAGATAGCTACGATCTTGTTCCTGTCTTTTCAGTGAACAATGAACAAGGTCTGAAACTTAAAGAAAAAGCAGCAAGCAACAATGCGGTATTTTCCTTTAATGAAATGGGAAGCGTTAAGTCTATAGGTGATCTTCTTGCTGATTTCAGTTCTCGTGGGCCAGCCCGTCCATCATTCGATATAAAACCGGAAGTCACTGCTCCAGGTGTAGCAATCATGTCAACAGTCCCATCATATAACAATGGTCCGTCCCATTTTGGCGATTACCAATATTCCTATGCAAGACTCTCTGGAACATCAATGGCAGCGCCTAATGTAACCGGGGTTGCCGCGCTCATGTTGCAAGCGAATCCCAACTTACAGCCAGAAGATGTAAAAACAACACTTATGAATACTGCAGACCCATTAGCACAGTCATATAGTGTATATGAAGAGGGTGCAGGCCGAGTAGATGCTTACGAAGCGGTACACACTGATACACAAATCAAGGTGGAAGATAAAACCACAACATTGATCGATGGAAAATATAAGAAAATCAAAGAAGAAACAGGCGAGATCAGTTTTGGGCTACTTACATACAATGGAGAGGACATACTAGATTCTCGTTCCGTGACTTTGCAAAATAATGGAAAACAGCAAAAAACTTTTAATGTAGATGTGCATTTCCAAACTAATGAAAGAGGATCAAAGGATGCTGTGAAGAATGGTGTGAAAATCTTGACAGATTCTACTGTTAAAGTGAAAGGAAATAGCCAAAAGAAAGCGACGTTATCACTCTTCATTCCTAAATCAGCTGAAAAAGGTCCATATGAAGGATATATTGTGTATACTAACCAAGACAACCGAGCTGAAACATACCAAGTTCCTTTTGCAGTTCGTTATGTGGAAGAAGGTATCGAAATTGATAATAGTGACCCAATCAATCCAATGTTTAGAACCCTTGATGGCATAACGGAGTCTTTTGCACCAATAACCTTTAATGGAACTGGAGCATCGGTAATACTTAAATCACCTATGAAAACAATTGATTTGGTACTTGTTGATGCCAAAACAAATAAAGAGATTGGATATGTAGGTACTTTGGATGGCACAAAGATTGAGGAGAATGTAGTCCATGGAATAGGTCCTTTCATGGGTACTGTTCCAGGGCAGTATGGTAAAGGGTACTATTTTCCATTTACAAATAATCCAGATGAACCAATTTTATCGGAACCAACATTGGCAGATTCAGGACAGTATTACCTGAAATTCATCGCAACTAGTGAAAGTGGCAAAACGTACACTGCTAACAGAAATTTTTTAATTGATAATACACCTGTTCAATACAATCTAAATCAAAAACCTGGCATCATTGAAGTAGATCCGGAACAAACCAGTTATACATTCTCTGGCAAGGTATTTGACAAAGAGACTGAAGAGATGTTCAAAGATGGCTTATTAGGAACAAAAAGGCAGTATTTGTATAATATACAAGAAAATACAATAGCTTCAAACGATGTTTATCCTTGGATACCGGGTGCATTTATTTATGCAGATGATAATGGATATTTTCAATACGAAACGCCGATTGATGGAAAAACTATTAAACGAGTTACCTTATATTTAGGTGATTATGTAGGGACTGGGGACTATTGGTTCAATTCTTTCACCTTTATTCCAAAAGGTACTTCTTATATCAAAGCATCTACTGACAAGCAAGCTGTTAATACAAATGATTCTACAATAGTCACGCTTACTTCAAAACATATGAAAAATTTTACTGGTAGTGTGTTTACAGTTCGTGTTCCAAAACAATTGAACGTGGAAGACATAAAAGTAAATACTGCTTTTGCCGATAAGGGACAAATGAACGTAACATCACAAACAAGTGACAGTATCTATAACTATATAACAATTACGGTCAAGCGTGATGGAAGTCAAATGATGTCTGATAATGAGGTTCCTTTAGTGGACTTAAAGGTGAAGGTTCCTACTGACATACCTATGAGTAATCTTTCTAGACCATTCGTAGTCAATGTGACAGACGCGTACGGATTAGATAGCGATGGGAAGAAAGTGCCGGTAACAAGAGATTTAGGCGCAGCGGGTGCTGCACAATTTCTTGTACACTTAGGTTATTCCAAACAGACTTTTTATAACCTAGTTCCAGAAGGGTTAGTTCCAGGTGTAGAAAACTACAATACGATAGGAGCAAACGTTAAATTAATTGATGCTTCTGGTAAAGTGTATCAAGGTTCATTCGATGCGAATGGAGCTCAAAAAAATGTTACATTCAATTATCTGCCATTAACTGATAAACCATTCACCTTTATAGAAGACATTCCAGGGCACTTTACAGTAATCAAACAAATCAAAGCAGGAAGATCTATCGACGACAAGTACGTGGGTACCAACCGTCCTGGTTTTGTTAGACCTATTGTTGCAGGGGATGTAAACAAGGACAACGTGATAGATATACTAGATGCAATCTATATACAAACTTATTGGGGAACAAATAAACGTAGTGCAGATATTAACTTTGACGGAACTGTAGATGCAAAAGACCTAGCATTTGTGCAAAAAAATTTCTTACGTCAAAATGTAAGTGTGAATAATCCACCGACACCTAAGAAAAAGTACAAGGGCATTACATTAGAAATGATTTTAAAAGAGTTACATCCTTAAAATCTGAAACTAGAAAACTAGGACAAATAGTCTTAACAAAAAGGGTAAATTCAAAATATATGAATTTACCCTTTTTACTATTTAATTAGGATTTTTAAAAAGCTAAAACCTTTACTTATAAAAATCGAGTTAATATCCTTCTATACTTGACATGCAACTTATTTGTTGCATAATATATAAATAATGAGGAGGTTGAATGCAATCGATCAGGTTTTTAAAGCACTTGCCGATTCAAGTCGTAGAAAACTCCTTGACGAGCTTTTTATGAATGACGGCCAAACATTAAGTGAATTATGTCAACATCTTGAAATGAGTAGACAAGCAGTAACTAAACACCTAGTAATACTAGAAGAAGCAAATCTTGTTGTAGTAGTCTGGCATGGTCGAAATAAACTTCATTATCTTAATCCTGTACCGATTAGCGAAATTTCAAAGCGATGGATCAACAAATACGAACATAATCGCTTAGATGCATTAAGTGAATTAAAAAAACTTGAGGAGGATCATAACAATGAATAAACCACAATTTGTTTATGTTACATACATCGCAACTACACCCGAAAAACTATGGGAAGCATTAACAAGTACTCAATTTACTGAAAAATACTTTTTCGGAACTGCGATTGAATCTGATTGGCAAGTAGGGTCAACTGTTTCTTATTTACGAAATGGAGAGGTTACAGACTACGGTACGATTTTAAAATGTGATCCAAATCGTTTACTTTCTTTCACATGGAATCATACAAATGATCCAACGAACCGTAAAGAACCATCAATCGTTACATTTGTGTTGAAAGAATTAGAGTCCACAGTTAGATTAACGCTAAAACATGAAAATCTAGAACCGACTGATTTAGTAGATCGTGATGACACATTTGAAGGATTAAACAATGGCTGGCCAGCAATTTTAAGTAACTTAAAAAGCTTGCTTGAAACAGGGAATACATTGCCACCTATTTCGATTTAATTAAATATTAGTGACTCATAAGCTCTCAGTACCACAAGGAATAAATAGCCTTGTGGTTTTTCGTTTTTATTTAATGAGTTCTCTTTCTGTTATTAATTTTAAGAATTGTGGGCAAATACAATTGTTTTAACAGTATATATCCGAGTTTTATCGATATATCAACGGGTTTTATCATATATCAACCAAAAGTGTTATTTTATCAACGTGTTTAAGCAATATATCAACGAAGTTCAAAACATTATCAATATTGTTCACAAAGTGTTCGTTTTAATGGGAGTACCACCACCCAAGACAGCGAGAAAATTTTTAATCAAATCAATTTACATATATCGTAATATAAGATATATTCTATCTATAAGATATAATCGTATTATACGATATAAGGAGAATCAACTTGGATAAAGAAATTAAAAAAATAAATCAATTATGGACCGATATTTACTATCTTTTACGATATAAACATAAAGAAAATATTACGCACCAAAGTGTTAGGATTTTACAAATTATTGATAAAGAAGATGAAGTTGGAATAAAGGACATTGCTGAAGGGATTCAAGTCTCACACAATACAGCATCAGAACATGTTAAACGTTTACTAGAAAAAGACTATGTTTATAAAACTCGAGGCGAGATGGATCAACGAAAAGTAATATTAAAGCTTACCGATTTAGGTAAAGATGTTTTACTACAAAATTCAAGTTTAAATGAAGAGAAACTTCAACAGCTTCTTTTTGAACAGATGACAGAACAAGAAAGAGAAACGATTTTAATAGCCTTTAATTTAATGAAAGAGAGGGCTCAAAATGTACGCGATTATTAAAATATTAATTTCAGCAATTATAATCGGAGTTATTACCGAAATTGCACGTCGATTCCCTACACAGGGTGGATTAATTGCGGCATTACCTATTGTTAGTCTATTAAGTCTAATATGGCTTAATGTTCAAGGTGAACAAGTGCAAACATTAAGTAAATTTGCATATGGAGTTGTAATAGGCATTCCGGGAACGATAGTTATGTTATTAATTATAGGAGTAGCGCTTCAGCACTCATTGCATTTAGTTGTTTCAATCGGACTTGGTATTATAGGATGGCTTGTTTATATTTTTGCCCAAGACTTAGTCGTAAAACATTTGTTTTAATTAAAAGACACTTTTGCGACTTAAATCAAAACTTCATAAATAAGTTTTAATTAAAATAATTAGTAATTAAAGGAGAAAAAATGCTTAAAAAACTAAAATTATGGGCGAAGAAATTAAAGCGACAAGTCTTCACACTTTATTATGCATGCAAGGATGAACGTGTTCCGTGGTATGCAAAAGTTTTCATTGCTTGTGTAGTTGCTTATGCTTTTAGTCCCATTGATTTAATCCCTGATTTTATTCCAATTTTAGGATATTTAGATGATGTTATACTTATTCCTTTAGGTATTATTATTTCTTTAAAGCTGATTCCAGAAAATGTAAAAATAGAATGTGAAATGAAAGCAGAAGAGATGTTGAATAAGGGGAAACCAGTAAAC
This genomic interval from Gottfriedia acidiceleris contains the following:
- a CDS encoding S8 family serine peptidase, with the protein product MKKHIVKKVSTLTLGAGLLTSSLYIPNSTIPAKAVGTTSAESILAKMTLEQKQAINKLQTMEESGLMLSQDTNLDSDAELSVIVQFKSEPAKTAIVMEELKGKTLSSSQAQTNVENEHKQFQTDLQNMFKKELAQKKSPFKITKSYKRVFNGVAMTLPANKVKELLQSGTVKAVWSNAQMQAEPPIEDQETNGTYTTNVSESSAVMGVDKLHQEGYTGKGIKVGVIDTGIDYNHPDLKGAYKGGYDFVDNDNDPMETTYNDWRKSGEPEVSNGSTYYTVHGTHVAGIIAGQGKNKSDYAVTGIAPEADLYSYRVLGAYGRGTTDNIIAAIDKAVTDGMDVINLSLGSSINDSLDPASIAINNSVMAGVVAVVAAGNTGNAMYSLGTPGSAALALTVGASSAPITFPTFKGSLQVGNESTPADLRFMGKGFADHIESLKGKSLPIMDVNYGFEQDYINQDVTGKIVLMRRNDGTLTQNIKIAIAKGAAAVFIWNDDPTEGQIPILLPDSYDLVPVFSVNNEQGLKLKEKAASNNAVFSFNEMGSVKSIGDLLADFSSRGPARPSFDIKPEVTAPGVAIMSTVPSYNNGPSHFGDYQYSYARLSGTSMAAPNVTGVAALMLQANPNLQPEDVKTTLMNTADPLAQSYSVYEEGAGRVDAYEAVHTDTQIKVEDKTTTLIDGKYKKIKEETGEISFGLLTYNGEDILDSRSVTLQNNGKQQKTFNVDVHFQTNERGSKDAVKNGVKILTDSTVKVKGNSQKKATLSLFIPKSAEKGPYEGYIVYTNQDNRAETYQVPFAVRYVEEGIEIDNSDPINPMFRTLDGITESFAPITFNGTGASVILKSPMKTIDLVLVDAKTNKEIGYVGTLDGTKIEENVVHGIGPFMGTVPGQYGKGYYFPFTNNPDEPILSEPTLADSGQYYLKFIATSESGKTYTANRNFLIDNTPVQYNLNQKPGIIEVDPEQTSYTFSGKVFDKETEEMFKDGLLGTKRQYLYNIQENTIASNDVYPWIPGAFIYADDNGYFQYETPIDGKTIKRVTLYLGDYVGTGDYWFNSFTFIPKGTSYIKASTDKQAVNTNDSTIVTLTSKHMKNFTGSVFTVRVPKQLNVEDIKVNTAFADKGQMNVTSQTSDSIYNYITITVKRDGSQMMSDNEVPLVDLKVKVPTDIPMSNLSRPFVVNVTDAYGLDSDGKKVPVTRDLGAAGAAQFLVHLGYSKQTFYNLVPEGLVPGVENYNTIGANVKLIDASGKVYQGSFDANGAQKNVTFNYLPLTDKPFTFIEDIPGHFTVIKQIKAGRSIDDKYVGTNRPGFVRPIVAGDVNKDNVIDILDAIYIQTYWGTNKRSADINFDGTVDAKDLAFVQKNFLRQNVSVNNPPTPKKKYKGITLEMILKELHP
- a CDS encoding ArsR/SmtB family transcription factor; translation: MNAIDQVFKALADSSRRKLLDELFMNDGQTLSELCQHLEMSRQAVTKHLVILEEANLVVVVWHGRNKLHYLNPVPISEISKRWINKYEHNRLDALSELKKLEEDHNNE
- a CDS encoding SRPBCC family protein, with protein sequence MNKPQFVYVTYIATTPEKLWEALTSTQFTEKYFFGTAIESDWQVGSTVSYLRNGEVTDYGTILKCDPNRLLSFTWNHTNDPTNRKEPSIVTFVLKELESTVRLTLKHENLEPTDLVDRDDTFEGLNNGWPAILSNLKSLLETGNTLPPISI
- a CDS encoding MarR family winged helix-turn-helix transcriptional regulator — its product is MDKEIKKINQLWTDIYYLLRYKHKENITHQSVRILQIIDKEDEVGIKDIAEGIQVSHNTASEHVKRLLEKDYVYKTRGEMDQRKVILKLTDLGKDVLLQNSSLNEEKLQQLLFEQMTEQERETILIAFNLMKERAQNVRDY
- a CDS encoding DUF3147 family protein, coding for MYAIIKILISAIIIGVITEIARRFPTQGGLIAALPIVSLLSLIWLNVQGEQVQTLSKFAYGVVIGIPGTIVMLLIIGVALQHSLHLVVSIGLGIIGWLVYIFAQDLVVKHLF
- a CDS encoding YkvA family protein, yielding MLKKLKLWAKKLKRQVFTLYYACKDERVPWYAKVFIACVVAYAFSPIDLIPDFIPILGYLDDVILIPLGIIISLKLIPENVKIECEMKAEEMLNKGKPVNWIVGSFILLVWGVIFIWLILKVYQLFS